In one window of Phycisphaerales bacterium DNA:
- a CDS encoding tRNA guanosine(34) transglycosylase Tgt, translating into MSSGPLQFEVFHRSTTCHARIGRVTTPHGSFDTPAFMPVGTRGSVKALFPQHVTETGAQIVLNNTYHLMLRPGSELIQQLGGVHRFMNWAGPILTDSGGYQAYSLADTNKVDDEGVTFKSIIDGKSILLTPELAMKVQNELGPDIMMALDDCPPPVDPNIDAMDAAQRARVMGAVSRDAKAVTVTGPGGGARARRFDHATRLAIANERTVRWLERCKQSHARPSDQALFGIVQGGTDLARRTWCAEQVTNIDLPGYAIGGVAVGEPPEAIAKVVQHTAPLLPAHKPRYLMGVGYERDILVAVMAGVDMFDCVLPTRNGRNANAFTRTGQIRLKNNKYALDRLPIEPGCDCHACDPARYGWKTPDQLPFSRAYLRHLFAAGEMLGPILVSLHNLRHYQRFMMDLRTAIKDEDWTGLVQRWPVLASPSEPEAEA; encoded by the coding sequence GTGAGTTCAGGCCCGCTCCAGTTCGAGGTCTTCCACCGCTCCACGACGTGCCACGCCCGCATCGGGCGCGTCACCACGCCTCACGGTTCTTTCGACACGCCCGCATTCATGCCGGTGGGCACCCGAGGCTCGGTCAAGGCCCTCTTTCCGCAGCACGTGACCGAGACCGGCGCCCAGATCGTTCTCAACAACACGTACCACCTGATGCTCCGCCCCGGGTCCGAGCTCATCCAGCAGCTCGGCGGCGTCCACCGGTTCATGAACTGGGCGGGGCCCATCCTCACCGACAGCGGCGGCTACCAGGCCTACTCACTCGCGGACACCAACAAGGTCGATGACGAGGGCGTCACCTTTAAGTCCATCATCGACGGCAAGTCCATCCTGCTCACGCCCGAGCTCGCCATGAAGGTGCAGAACGAGCTCGGGCCCGACATCATGATGGCCCTGGACGACTGCCCGCCGCCGGTCGATCCCAACATCGACGCGATGGACGCGGCCCAGCGCGCCCGCGTCATGGGCGCGGTCTCGCGCGACGCCAAGGCCGTAACGGTCACCGGCCCCGGCGGCGGGGCCCGCGCCCGCCGCTTCGACCATGCCACCCGCCTCGCGATCGCCAACGAGCGCACGGTCCGCTGGCTCGAGCGCTGCAAGCAGTCCCACGCCCGCCCCAGCGACCAGGCCCTCTTCGGCATCGTCCAGGGCGGCACCGACCTCGCCCGCCGTACCTGGTGCGCCGAGCAGGTCACCAACATCGACCTGCCGGGGTACGCCATCGGGGGCGTAGCGGTGGGGGAGCCGCCCGAGGCGATCGCGAAGGTCGTCCAGCACACGGCCCCGCTCCTCCCGGCCCACAAGCCCCGGTACCTCATGGGGGTGGGCTATGAGCGCGACATCCTCGTCGCCGTCATGGCCGGCGTGGACATGTTCGACTGCGTCCTGCCCACCCGAAACGGGCGGAACGCCAACGCATTCACCCGCACAGGGCAGATCCGGCTCAAGAACAACAAGTACGCCCTCGACCGCTTGCCCATCGAGCCCGGGTGCGACTGCCACGCCTGCGACCCCGCCCGCTACGGGTGGAAGACGCCGGACCAGCTCCCCTTTTCGAGGGCCTACTTACGGCACCTGTTCGCGGCCGGGGAGATGCTCGGGCCGATCCTCGTAAGCCTGCATAACCTACGCCACTACCAGCGATTCATGATGGACCTCCGGACGGCCATCAAGGACGAGGATTGGACCGGGCTGGTACAGCGTTGGCCGGTGCTCGCTTCGCCTTCCGAACCGGAAGCCGAGGCCTAA
- the yajC gene encoding preprotein translocase subunit YajC, which translates to MTQMNSSGWGTWSVLAQTGSPAPASPSAGAAPAPAAPQSNAAAPASGTTTTPGGATGTGQQQSPFGGTFMILMLVMVGVMLLTSIMAGKKDKKKRAELMSNLKKQDKVQMLGGIIGTVVEIGDDDTLVLKVEEGRIRFHKSSVQGIISSRGKGDASITEVKGEAKAATV; encoded by the coding sequence ATGACTCAGATGAACAGCAGCGGTTGGGGTACCTGGTCGGTTCTCGCGCAGACGGGCTCGCCCGCCCCTGCCTCCCCCTCGGCCGGGGCCGCCCCCGCGCCCGCCGCCCCTCAGAGCAACGCCGCCGCGCCCGCCTCGGGTACCACCACAACCCCCGGCGGAGCGACCGGAACCGGCCAGCAGCAGTCCCCCTTCGGCGGGACCTTCATGATCCTGATGCTGGTCATGGTGGGCGTCATGCTGCTCACCAGCATCATGGCCGGCAAGAAGGACAAGAAGAAGCGGGCCGAGCTGATGTCCAACCTCAAGAAGCAGGACAAGGTGCAGATGCTCGGTGGAATCATCGGGACGGTGGTCGAGATTGGCGACGACGACACCTTGGTGCTGAAGGTGGAGGAAGGGCGCATCCGCTTCCACAAGAGCTCCGTGCAGGGGATCATCTCCAGTCGTGGCAAGGGTGATGCCTCAATCACGGAAGTGAAGGGCGAAGCCAAGGCCGCGACCGTCTAA